In Monodelphis domestica isolate mMonDom1 chromosome 1, mMonDom1.pri, whole genome shotgun sequence, the sequence ACCAGCTACTGGAATCCAGAAATGAATTTCCTACATTCATTTTTCTACTCTCCTCTACTTATTTGTACCTTTACCATAGATGAACTAGATACAATAAAATTTGCTGGGAGGAAGATAGgtgggttcagtggattgagagtcaggcatagagataagaggtcctgggttcaaagctgacttcagatacttcctatctgtgtgaccctgggcaagtcacttaactcccattgcctagcccttaccactcttctgacttggagccaatacacagtattgattctaatacagaaggtaatagttttttttaattgcttgctAATAAAATTCACATAGGCTTGAGATTGTCAGTGTTTCACTTAGTTCAGCTATAtaaagtttttttctaaatctaattTTCTGTGATTCTATCATTCTATCATATAACCAGGTCAGAGAACAAGATGCTCAGATTTATGAGCTCCAGTTTCTGGATAAGAAGTCTCAGTTTCTCTTCCCGGTTCCATCGATAACAGTTCTGTGACTATAGTAAGTAATAATAATGTTTACACCACATAAGGCTCTTGGAGGAGGGGAAGATTTTTTTACCCTTTCCTGGGCAATTAGGCAGGGTGCCACAATACATTCTGAGAATACTTGTTCAAATACAGTCCTAGAAAATGTTTCTTTATCCACctagaaataatttattaactcattaattgtcTTCATCAGTCactacatataaacacacacacacacacacctttgcaaagatgaggaactaaggtagGAAAAATCATACCTGTTTGATATGTTGGTGGCCTTGTTGAagtattttcttccctctttcctcattgTTATGAGGGATAGTTCTcaggagggaaaaagagatagATTAGGAAATGTAAGCAGTATAGAAACAAAACACatgataaaattttgtttttaaaaatgctttaccTCCTGACTGGGCctctcattcacacacacacacacacacacacacacacacacacacacacacacacacacaccagaacaGAGAGGAgccaagggaggaagggagagaggttaACAGCCAAACTTTAAAAAGGAGAATTAGGGACAGGGACCCCAGATAAGGAACAAGAGCTAAGGATCCCATAAGATAAGCCAGCAAGTTGACATCTTTGTTCTGGAAATTCATTTGTTTCCATATTTAGataattaaattcaatttaatgcAACAGACTTTAATTGCCTACTAGGATCTTGACTAAAAACATATAGTAGAGATTGAATTGGCATTTAGTGGTCACCCAGTAGAGGTATGGACTTGTGTTCTCTACTTtctggcttctctgacttcctttaagtctcagctgaAGTCCTACTTTCTTCAAGAAGttttttctcagtcttccttGATCttggtgccttctctctgagattaccaACAGTTTTTCCTGcacatatcttgtttgtacacagcTAGTTCTATGTTGTCTCCTCCTGTTAGACtaggagctccttgagaacaggaattttttttttttgcatttctttgtatcctccaccccttagcacagtgcccagcatatAGTAGACATTTTAATAAAAAGTCTCATTGGCCTCAAACTCCACTacaaatgacaaaaattaaatagtttctGTTCTAAAAAAACTTATTAGCTTACATTTTACTCATTTCCTAGGGAAGTtcacttgaaaaatttcttacccTGGGCTGGCTCATCtaattggggaaagaatttgTTCATACTCAAATTAACATAATTGCAGGAAGTTAGCAGTCCCCACAGAAGCTAGATGTGGTACTTGAACTGTCTTAGTTCCTTGGATAAATGAGAACAGGAAGGTGATGGACAGAAAAGTCTTTAAAACATGCTTTCACATCTTACTTGATTCTCTGAAGGACCTTCTAAAACAGGTAACTGGTATTATCCCCAATagacagttaaggaaactggCTTGGTGATTAAATTACTTGCTGAGACTCAAAAACACTAGCTATTGTTGGAGTTGAGACTGGCAACAGGGTCTTTTGATTACGAGCATAGagattttgtttgcttgtttgtttttacatatcTAATTCCTATCTTGGAAAGTAtcaaaaattctttttctaaaattttttgtGCCTTATTAAATGCccaatctattattattattaaatgcctaatttaaaatgtttaatttctaatataattaGATGACATTTCTGGAAATTAGAATTTGCTAGTGAAACTCCACTATTTAAATAAAACTTCACATTTACACAATAAATCatggtttacaaaacatttccctAACAATTATAGGAAGTGGAGTAGCTTaagtatttttatctctattttacagatgagaaaactgacctGAACCCATGTCATCTGACTCCCAAGTTCAATACCCATTTCATTAACCTTTTGCTGCCTATTTAAACAGGATATCTTCTCTTGAAACTGGGAAGATTTGAGTTAAAGCTATTCAGTGACATGAAAAATCACATCAAGAGAGCCAAGTACTCTTTTCATCACAAAAAGtctaatatttaaaatgattacCAAAATATACCCTTCTCTTGAAaatattcttctgtgtttcctcCAGACTGAAACAAGTACAGAACCATAAacccttcctctcctcagacttGATGGAGAACATAAGGAGGAATTTTGGTAAGCAACCATGTTATGtaaaaaaatctgtgattttacCCCTAGCTTAATATAAACATTGGAATATTttattgctttgttttaaaaaataattaataccaAATACAACTAAACTTGCTTTCATAacaaatttaaacaaattaatttcaaTATATAAATTATCTGAAATAGCAGTAATTTCCTCTAAGAATCACAcagttttccttttccccctttggaGTTCTTACAAGAGAGCCTGGCTGATCACTTACTAAGTAGGTTATAGTGGAGTTTTTATGTATGAGTTATGCTAGATCAGTGATAGTGGTGGAaatttagagactgagtgctcaaGCCGAAACCTCATATGGCAAGTGAGCTCCCAACttaacccagacaggggagggaggaagtattccCATTGATTCAGCTGCTGAGCAAAAGGTCTGGTGATGTAAGAAAGGTCCCCAGGCaggtgtggagagggggaagggagcagctccctctggcatgtgtgccataggtacACAGCACTTAGATGGatactgaggttccttccaaccctCAAATCTGTAATTCTGATACATTCACTACTTTAAATctgtcattttatatttttgttattagcATATACTTTGTTCCTTGGGTTAtgattttcctttgcatttttaatgaaaatcttTTTAGACATCTTAATACTGTACTCCTCACCCTTAAAGATCtggtaatttctatttttataatcttCATGGAGACAGGAACCAAGTCTTAGCTGACTTATATATCTTCCTCATGGTTTGATAAGTGAATATTGAGCACATTCCTGTAGACTCTGAAGTATCTATGTTTCCAGCATAGACAAATGGAATCTGCTTTTTGAAATTAGTCAAAAAATCTTATTTCTCTTACTACTAAGTCTATTGCTGTTTTAATTCAAGTAAAATAAGAATGAATTGAtcttaagaaatattaaaacatttttacaatGTGATTAGTTTTAATGACTAACAGAAGTTGCAGAAAAATTGTCTTTAGTTTTAATAAAATATCATACATATGTTCATCTGAAAGTGATAGCATTTATGTTTTCCTTTGCAATCAGACACTGCTAAAGAAAGTGTTGTTTGTAGATAACACTGGTTACaaatattagcaaaaataaaaatcattgtgATTTCAACTTCAAGATCTGTCTTACACCAAGTAGAAAACTGAcacatttttatctctttatgaTGCACATTACTATTAAACACTCCATCTTAGCTAAGAGGCCAAGAAGTGATGGACATTGgcattaaagaacaaatcttactaagatatagagaaagagatcaTTCAAAATGAAAGTCTGTTTCTTACTAATCATAACACAGTAGAATAAACATTGTAGCAAGTCCAGAGCAGATAGAGCTATTTCACTAGATGAGGACAtaagtattttcttctttgctgAAGTTTCATTCAATCAGGATACTTAAACagcaaaagtaataataaaaagaattagtATTACTGAGACTGGCCCCAACTCATACGTGAGCATAGATTATTTCCCAACAAAATAGACAGGACTCTTGAGACAGCATGACCATGGAAAGAGTAATGCATTTGAATATTGGTTAAACTATTTATTACCTCATCTAACCTaggtcaaatcatttaatatcCTCCCAGCCAGAGTTTCCTTAGCTAAAAAATAAGGTCATTGCACTAGATGACTTCGAAGCTCCCTTCAACCCataaatatatgattctatgaactCTGGTGGTCTTTGGTTCCCATGTGTATGTCCTTCTATGTACACCACTCAATGTGTTCTGCTGCTGTACCTACCCTAAGGGAAAAACAGTCAGGAGTCTAAGTATTATATGTATTCCCCCCAGAATCCAGGCACAAAGAACATCATGCAGGAATAAATCTGTGATGTCTCTTTGCCATTAGATTTAGCAGAAACCTGTTCAAACTGGAAATGATTCCCCCTGCTAGAGTATGTCCCATAAGAGCTAAGGATAGGACAGCTAGTTTCAGAATGAACCTGTATGTTTCCCCGTGAAAATTAAACTTTCTCCTTTGGACACTTACTTGGAAATAGGACAGTTGGTCTATTTTCATCTGTCTTTTCCACAGCTTTGGAGCCTAACAGGTCAATCAGACACACTGTGACTGAGTTTGTCCTCCTGGGTTTTCCTGGTCATAGGGAAATGCagaatctcttctttttcttaatattagTGGTGTACATCCTGACTCTGTTGGGTAATGGAGCCATTGTCTGTGCAGTGAAATGGGACAAGCAGCTCCACACACCCATGTACATCCTCCTGGGAAACTTTGCTTTCCTTGAAATATGGTATGTTTCTTCTACTGTTCCCAACTTGTTAGCCAACTTTCTATCAGAGACCAagactatttccttctctggctgctTCTGCCAGttctacttctttttctccttgGGTACTACTGAGTGTTTCTTCCTATCGGTCATGGCCTATGATCGATACCTAGCCATCTGCCGACCTCTACACTACCCCACCATCATGACAGGGAGGTTCTGTGCCAACCTGATATCTGCCTGCTGGGTGAGTGGCTTCCTTTGTTACCCAGTTCCCATCGTTCTTATATCTCAGCTGCCCTTCTGTGGACCTAACATCATTGACCACTTTGTCTGTGACCCAGGCCCATTATTTGCCCTCATCTGTGTCCCTGCTCCTGTTATTAAACTCATCTGCTACACTTTCAACTCCATGATTATCTTTGGACCCTTTCTCTCCATCCTGGGATCTTACACCCTAGTCCTCAGAGCTGTACTGCGTGTTCCTTCTGGTGCTGGCCGGCATAAAGCCTTCTCCACATGTGGATCCCATCTGGTGGTCGTGTCTCTATTCTATGGCACCCTGATGGTGATGTATGTGAGCCCAACATCTGGGAATCCAGCTGGAATGCAGAAGATTGTCACACTGGTGTACTCAGTAGTAACTCCACTCTTAAACCCTCTGATCTACAGTCTACGCAACAAGGACATGAAAAATGCCCTAAGGAAAGTCCTAGGGGGGTTAAAAATTAGCCAAAGTACATGAGAATTATTGAGAGGATAAGCTGACTATTATATTACTCTTTGTCTCAtcttaaatattttgaaagatcTGAGATCTCATagttcctctaccaatgcagactgTAATCCACCTATGCCTTTTCAACTTTTGTGGGGTTTATTATTATAGACTTCCACAAAGTCTCAATAAAGGAATTAGCAAGTATAATGAAGACTTTCCTCTGGATCTTTCTGACTACCAgagagatatgagttcaaatctatcaataatttttaaagatttcatattTAAATGGGAGGAGCAGGTGGGTGGCTTGGTAGATAGAGTATCAAGTCTAGAAataagaagtcttgggttcaaatatgacctcagatacttcctagttgtgtgacccctaggcaaatcacttaatccccactgcctagtccttattgctcttctgccttggaactgatttttagtatcaattttaaggaaaaggtaagaattttttaatatgaatattaatattaatatgaagggaagggaagggaagggaagggaagggaagggaagggaagggaagggaagggaagggaagggaagggaagggaagggaagggaagggaagggaagggaagggaagggaagggaagggaagggaagggaagggaagggaagggaagggaagggaagggaaagactatAAGATAATGATTCATTATATTCAGTCAAACTTCCCAGGTATATAGTTACTCTTGTGCATGATAGGAAGAATAGATGCCCAATAGCCAGACTACCCATTGCATTGAATATTACAGCTAAGTGGCACATTAGATGGAGCTCAGagcctgaaattaggaagacttgagtttataTTCAGACTGACCCTCTTGGTTTGGTGACCCTagttaagttacttaacctctgcctgcctcaattttctcagtagtaaaatagtaataataaaccACCTACTTTCACATCAttgttgtatcaaatgagataatattagtaaagtccttagcacagtgcctagcacagaataggagatatataaatgcttatattttcccttccctcccatttgAAGTCCATAATTGCTAGCTGTTCCTAGAAATATTGACAAAAAAATTAACACTATTCTTTTACTAATGCTATCTGACTATGAATCCAAAAATACCAATTTCCAAAAAATCAAAACCTTGAGTGTAGTAAAGAAAGGataatagaaatatgaaagacataagTAATACCAATGATACCAAGCCAGTGGATATTGTAAACAAATATTCAAGCAGGAAAGGTGGTATAAAAGATCTCAGTCTGCATATATATGATTGGAAAATAAATATGCCAGTCATCAAGGTTAAGGGAGTTATAATAGCATTTTCAGAAAGGTATTTGCCCAGAGTTCCAAAGCAGAGTTTCCAAAGAGGGagtcaaaagagatagagagaatccAGGTATTTTATAAAGACATTAATTCCCttcttcagagaaaggaaatatcTCCTATTTACAAGTCTTTTATTCATTTCCAGAGAGATTGCCCTGTAGAAATAGTCAGGGACAGCCTAAATTGCCTTATTCTGAAAGCTCTGAAAGATGCTGATGGCAACAAAAAGCAAATTTATTGAAAGTTATATCTACTTTTAAAGGGGGAGAAAGCAAGTGGGGATTTTGCACAAGCTTTTTCTCATATACAGTAAAGGTAACAATTTACAAAGTGGCCTTAAGCAGTTACAATGTAATCTGTTTACATCATCAAGTCTTAGTCAATGATTTCTATAGAAAGATAAATCATTATGTGAAACAACCTATACTCAGTGTTCCAAAGAAATACACACATCACTGATTTCTGTATGAAGCATATTGTGCAGAGGTTTGAGAAGGAGGGAGAGCTTGAGGGTACATGACTCAACCATGTGAATATATACTTAGTAGACTATCGAAGTTAGGCAGGATGACTAAAACCTGTAACTTCTGCTACTAGGAGAAGCTAAGGCCATTGAATTGCTTGAGTTTCGGAATTCTGAGCTACAGTAGGGCTAAACTGATCTGATGTCAATGCCTAATCtgatgtctttttatttttttaattttaaatttgtttatttgttatattaacaTTCCCAGGTAACTCCCTTCAACTTTCCCCTCCCAACACAAGAAAAGGCAtcttctgacaaaaaaaaatgtatatatatatatatatatatatatatattaagtctCCCATTGTTGGGGCCAGATCCTGCTACAAACatgggtgtgtttctcccacatcaATATCAATATACTGAATCCCTGGGGAACAAAATGCCAGTCATTTGCTTATGGAGTAGCAAACCAGTCCATGTCAAACACAGAGCAAGTTGAAGCTTCTGCATTTACCAAAAGTGGGATTTTGACCATGAGTGGCTAATGTTCTTTCAATCTGAGTGAGATTAAAAAACTCaatacctcaaaaaaaaaaaaagaaaaacaattcagttAATCATGAtctgccaaaaaataaaaatatcaaagcaACAGggtaaaaagtgaagaaaatccaGATAGTTATAGTTTGAATTGTATTAAAATTAGGAATGCAGATTACTATGACATGTGTTTGACCACAAAATGGAATTCTATAGCAAAATGAGGTCTTTAGAAGATCCAAGTATGTGGGGCAAACATTTCATAACAAGGCAAAAACCCCAGTGTACTCCAAacttcttcctcattccccccaAAAATATGATTTCTCAATGATAACTCTCTTGAGATCATTCTAAACATCCCCAAATGCGTCTCTACTTTTGTCTCCCTAGTTATACCTTAAAGAGGCATATACCTTGAATTGATGAGAAGTACATATGATGGAGGGAGGAGTAGTACACAAGAAATACAAACCAGCCAACAAGCATGCCTGACAAGGGAACAGAAACTTCAGAACCATTTACACTAAAAATAAATTGTGTCCTATGAGAGTCTTACCAATTCTCCCTTCCGTTTATCCCTAAAACATGCCTTCAACAAAGATCAGACCCCCCAAGAGATATGTTTTTCCCAAGAGTTTCCACCTATCCATTggtaagaaacaaaacaaaacaaaaatctatgGCAAAACATGAAATCATAACAGAGGTCATATTATTTAAAACATTCACCTACCTAATTACATCATTTACTGAGGACATAAAAGTCATCCAGGGGGGCTCCAGAGTTGATGCCAGGGTCAATACAGAGCTTTGGAAGATGCTAAGTAACATCTAACTGTGGACCAGAGATTAAATGAAAGATCCTGTTCAGACTCTGTGCTAAGATTTCAGGTGAGGAAATGAATGAGGAAGCCTATGCTCAGGATTTCTCTTCTCAGTTTGTGATTAGGTGATCTAGGAGTATATAGTAGCCatgcattttctttctccatgtgGTACATTACACATTTCttccagaaaaaaattcatttcaagcACAGCAATAATGGATCCCCTTTGTATGCTGGCATGTTTTGAGGCAAAAGGTTTTTATGTTTCCAGGAACAGTAATTCAAAGAAAGTGTCAATCTATAAAATAGTAGTATGGCAAATCAATTAGAAATAGAATgtttgggggacagctgggtagctcagtggactgaaagccaggcctagaggctggaggtcctaggttcaaatctggcctcagacacttcccagctgtgtaaccatgggcatgtcacttaacccctattgtctagcccttaccattcttctgccttggaaccaatacacagtattgatttttaagatggaaggtaagggtttagaaaaaaaaataaatagaatgtttGCCTTGTTGTAATGAGGTCCGAGTTTATATTAGATAATATAACATAACTTTGCATTGGAATTCAAACAACAGTCTTACAGATTCATATAGAACATTCATCAATATGTAAATATGAGCTAAGTAAGTAGAGGGAGAGTGGAAGTAATCCAGGGTTACGGTGTGGCAAAGCATGATCAGTGATAAGATGAGGGGCCCAAAGGATTCAAGACGACAGTATAGATTTACTGATTCATCAAGggataaagacaaaaaagggaggaaagtatAACCAGTGTAGGAAGATAGCCTGGGAAAGAATAGAGGAGAAGAAGGTATAGAGATTATGTGAGGATTAAGAATAGGGGTTGTAAAGCATAaggaaatatttaacattatCCAGTAGGCAACAAGAAGATATTAAAGGATATGAGTAAAAGGTTAACACaatctttataaatttaattggtaGAGGGAATAGACAGGGGTGAAGACTGgttagaaaacaattaaaatagtcTTAGCATGAAGTAATCAAAAACCTGAATTGTTATGGTGGCCCAGGCAATGAAAAGAGAGGacagaaattataaaggaaaagtgAAATTTGTTGCATAATGAGTTCACAGAAAATTATCTGAgtgttttagtggactgcaaactcaattaattaattaagggaGGCATAGTATACAGGAAAGATAGTCCAATAATGATAATCCTAGACTTTATCAGACCATTTCTAAAGTCCTTGGTTCAATTATGGGTGCCTTATTGTACAAAGAATTTTGATAAACTGTAGAATATCCAGAGAAAGGCCACCAGTTTGGTAAAAGACCTCAAGGTCATGCCTCATGGATAAAGAGCATGCCAAACACAGATTGAAGAAATTGGTAGAATAAATAAAGGCAGATCAGTGGCATTGTTTGTAATGTGCTAGATATGGAGCAAACAAATTATAAGATCaagtctagcttcagacacttactagctgtgtaacctggacaagtcacttaattgctgtcTGCCTCAAtctcttcatcaataaaatggtgataataatggcacttacctcaaagagttgttatatggataaaatgagaaatttgtaaagtgtttgcaaaccttcaagtgttATATCaatcctagctattattattgctgaGAAGTATTatccagaagaaaagaaggatCATTGAGGTTATCACATTGAAAAGTAGACTGATTTTGCTTTGCTCAGAGGGCAAAATAATcaatatggggaaaaaaattccaaagaggTGAAGTTAAgcttgatgttttaaaaaatcttaactaTTAGACTTATTCAGTGGACTACCTCAGGAGAGAGAAAGTTTTTCTCACCATATATTTCCAAGCAAAATCTGGAGGACCATTTGTTGGATAAGGAGGAGATTCTCATTTTTATAACTATTGGGTTAGACGGCTCTAGAGATCCCCTCCAACAATTCAGTGACATTCACTTCATAAACAGGCTTCCAAAAGCAACTATTCTATAAAGTGGCATGTATCAGGACATAACAGAAAGTATATGTGTGTAATTATTCTCAGATAACCCTGTATTAAACATCATGTTTCACATCAATTTAAAGTTCTGGAAGTtatctatattaatttttatgaatcatttcttaattttgttattatgaaAAACTTCTTGAGAAGCTAATTTAAATATAACATTCTAGATGTTAAAAGGTAGTTGTTGTTCATGGCAATATACATATGTTGGTCTGATTTTTACATGTGTTAAATGCGTGATATCATGGGGAAAaatgccaccataaaaagagctactatcaatatttttaatgtataggtactttcctcttttcttttatctcatttggATATACATTTAGTTGTAGGACTGCCAGGTAAGAGGGTACACATGGTTTTGTAGCCCTTAGGGCATTGTctcaaattattctccaaaatggttgttaTTCTCACAATCttacctatttttccatatccccttcaTTATAAGTGGAAgtgggatttttcttttctttaatgacttttttaaaggatacaaagttcatttttgaGGTTAATTTTGTTGCTCCAatagaacttgaaaaaataattttgagatacactctttttttaaagactttttaacattttttaaattttgaattccaaattctctcccttcttccaatcCATCCCCCATCAAACTGGGAAATCAGGAATATTACATCAATTATGCATGTGAAGTCTTGTAGACATGTATCTATATTGATCATGAtgcaaaaaatataagaaaaatttaaaaattatacttcaatctgTACTAAGTTCATCAATGTTCCCTTTGGAGGTCAATAAcagttttcatcatgagtccttcagaatggtcttggatcactgtattgatcagaattaCTAAGTGTTTGACAAttaatcatcattacaatattccttttaatgtttacaatgttctcctagttcagCTCACTATGTGAGTTTTCCCTGGTTTTTCTGACATCATGctgattgtcatttcttatagcacaatagcctTACATTACAATCATGTATTACAActttttaaccattccccaactgaggagAATCCTTTCAGTTTCTAATCCTTTGAcaacataaaaattataaacatataaattataaaaattataaacaacataaaaaataaatatttttaatatataggtacttttcccttttcttttatctcttttggatatacATTTAGTTGTAGCATTGCCAAGTAAGAGGGTATACAGAGTTTTGTAACCTTTAGGGCACTGtctcaaattattctccagaatggttggaccatttCACTATCTTACCAATACTACATTACTGTACctatttttctatatcttctcTATCATGTGGGGTTgggattttccttttctttaatgtcagctgatctgataggtataaggtggtacctcagagttgtttaaatttgcagtTCTCTTATAGTGGTAATATAGAGCATTTTTTTGGGACTggttagctttgatttcatctgtaAACTattgatatcctttgaccatttatcaattaaagaatgactattattttttataaatttgactcagttccctatccATTTGACAAACttcctatatatattttatgctaCTTCACTGTCCATGGTATCTTTTAGTAAAAtgtcattttcctgattttctttttcagttaggtctatttttgcttttgctttgtccaatattgattgctacttctgccttttcatttcagctgaagcataatagattctgctccagcacCATTCAAGTGCATCTCTTGTAAGCAACATGTTGAtagattctgatttctaatctattctgctatctgttttcattttatgggtgaattcatccaattcacattcacCATTAAAATTGCTAACTatatatttctctccatcctattCTTTTTTACCCTACTCCCTTTTCAAGTCAGTTTTGCTTCTGATTGCTTTAATCTATCCTCCTTCATATAATCTCTCCCTATTATTCCCTTCCATTCCTATTTCCCTGCACAATAAGATGGATTTCTATATCAAAATGAGTGtgaatgtgtatgtatacatagattttgctTCTTTGAACAAGTTCTAATGGAAATGAGGTTCAAATGTTGCCTGCCAACACTACCCTATTTTCCCAGTCACTCTACAGGCTCTTCCTTGAATGCCTCTTTTACATGACAAGAGATTTACCCTTAAAGAAAATCTGTGGTCCTACAAAACTAAGGTCAGGTCCATGGTGTACCAAAAAGGTCACATCCCTTTATTTAGtccaagaaaacaaagaattctttgcttaataaagaaacatttattcTTCAAAAGAATCCCTT encodes:
- the LOC100029315 gene encoding olfactory receptor 11H6-like, producing the protein MRLANTHNNSSAFPTTNSKLTLFKPHPNPDFYSRAVQCCKHGMNEDRVQLKQVQNHKPFLSSDLMENIRRNFALEPNRSIRHTVTEFVLLGFPGHREMQNLFFFLILVVYILTLLGNGAIVCAVKWDKQLHTPMYILLGNFAFLEIWYVSSTVPNLLANFLSETKTISFSGCFCQFYFFFSLGTTECFFLSVMAYDRYLAICRPLHYPTIMTGRFCANLISACWVSGFLCYPVPIVLISQLPFCGPNIIDHFVCDPGPLFALICVPAPVIKLICYTFNSMIIFGPFLSILGSYTLVLRAVLRVPSGAGRHKAFSTCGSHLVVVSLFYGTLMVMYVSPTSGNPAGMQKIVTLVYSVVTPLLNPLIYSLRNKDMKNALRKVLGGLKISQST